Proteins found in one Tamandua tetradactyla isolate mTamTet1 chromosome 3, mTamTet1.pri, whole genome shotgun sequence genomic segment:
- the NKX3-1 gene encoding homeobox protein Nkx-3.1 — protein sequence MLRAPRPPPGEAGLAGRIPRTTPPAQSKPLTSFLIQDILWDGAERRSSGHAGNREPRSPPQPPREPDPRRDSETEPEEGGRGRARGPEAELSTQPRAAPAEAEKLAETEPDRHFETYLLDCEHASGALPSLPRVPKQPQKRSRAAFSHTQVIELERKFSHQKYLSAPERAHLAKNLKLTETQVKIWFQNRRYKTKRKQLTSDLGGLEKHSSLPVLKEESFSRASLISLCNSYPYYPYLCCLGSWSPAFW from the exons ATGCTCAGGGCTCCGAGGCCGCCGCCCGGGGAGGCTGGGCTCGCCGGCCGCATTCCCCGGACCACGCCGCCGGCTCAGTCCAAGCCGCTCACCTCCTTCCTCATCCAGGACATCCTGTGGGACGGCGCGGAGCGGCGCAGCAGCGGCCATGCGGGCAACCGGGAGCCCCGGTCCCCGCCGCAGCCCCCGCGCGAGCCGGACCCGAGGCGAGACTCTGAAACGGAGccggaggaaggaggaagaggccgCGCCAGGGGCCCGGAGGCCGAGCTCAGCACCCAGCCCCGCGCGGCTCCGGCGGAAGCCGAGAAGCTGGCGGAGACCGAGCCAG ATAGGCACTTTGAGACTTACTTGTTGGACTGTGAACACGCTTCAGGCGCCTTACCGAGCCTCCCCCGAGTCCCCAAGCAGCCACAGAAGCGCTCCCGAGCTGCCTTCTCTCACACGCAGGTCATTGAGCTAGAGAGGAAGTTCAGCCATCAGAAGTACCTGTCTGCCCCTGAAAGGGCACACCTGGCCAAGAACCTCAAGCTCACCGAGACCCAAGTGAAAATATGGTTCCAGAACAGACGCTACAAGACCAAGCGAAAGCAGCTCACCTCCGACCTGGGGGGCCTGGAGAAGCACTCCTCCTTGCCGGTCCTGAAAGAGGAGAGCTTCTCCCGGGCCTCCCTGATTTCCCTGTGTAACAGCTACCCCTACTACCCCTACCTTTGCTGCTTGGGAAGCTGGAGCCCGGCTTTCTGGTAA